In Dermacentor variabilis isolate Ectoservices chromosome 7, ASM5094787v1, whole genome shotgun sequence, a genomic segment contains:
- the LOC142588838 gene encoding neprilysin-2-like: MQFETELLPRGFYCTPRDSDMDRKCLGNLNCWVCSFLCFVAACALVTGLLVSYLFAGVLGKSSRQEYLGSLDCHDCFSPGGLLVEMLNVSADPCHDFKAFVTSRWLPDPNSDATEYWKSKWDVKYIWMRSSARQISGPHYASPPESIVASSFRSCESRSAENALETRAMFKMLLRILNIPWPEVPTGNADPFNVHFNLCVRWNIPLWFDARLLPEDALKSRRAVYIGPSVYAKFWGSQYRSIGSEAEIRQYIGQYLFYFDEDYGENASQIIDSYLTFNFTRNVTFMLEAVHKNAGPEFHTFESLAKAFGQPPDHFINLMNEYFRPAKALGPGDAAIVKKRGTSEAVRYITANHDSALLRSHMGWWVLQIYAPIADARFFVQKYGTKELADLIRPLFCETQMESSFKILLFSKHVALNFPHQVRQQVDEIFRNVREETAALFEKSGSLAGKNVGHKLRSMNINLWPKPEYRSREKLQRIYASHYTSKATSLDHWITERRANAKLIGSDAYFEDKRLPHSFSKEPIYYDSLLNEATASMLLAREPFFNPDGDVAVNYGGLGAAFSSVLLAGALEIEAADPAVTLEEVTANESMPTPHKAASTSRPRDPLPESAAPGFLPAFRAFQAHREHRANDQAFSPEMMFFISYCHSQSRVRISFDCNAALRGTTSFVSAFHCNKGSNMNP; this comes from the exons ATGCAGTTTGAGACGGAGCTCTTGCCCCGGGGCTTCTAT TGCACGCCACGGGACAGCGACATGGACAGGAAGTGTCTCGGCAACCTGAACTGCTGGGTCTGCAGCTTTCTATGTTTCGTGGCCGCATGCGCGCTGGTCACGGGACTCCTGGTGTCCTACCTCTTCGCGGGTGTGCTCGGCAAGTCCAGTCGACAGGAGTACCTCGGAAGCCTCGACTGCCACGACTGCTTCTCGCCCGGAGGGCTGCTAGTCGAAATGCTCAACGTTAGCGCGGATCCGTGCCATGACTTCAAGgcgttcgtgacgtcacgctggcTGCCGGACCCAAACAGCGACGCGACTGAGTACTGGAAATCCAAGTGGGACGTCAAGTACATATGGATGCGCTCGTCGGCCAGACAGATTAGCGGCCCGCACTACGCCTCGCCGCCGGAGAGCATAGTGGCGTCGTCCTTCAGGTCCTGCGAAAGCCGGTCCGCCGAGAACGCGCTCGAGACTCGCGCCATGTTCAAGATGCTGTTGCGAATCCTCAACATTCCGTGGCCCGAAGTGCCCACAGGAAACGCGGACCCGTTCAACGTCCATTTCAACCTCTGCGTTCGTTGGAACATCCCCCTGTGGTTCGACGCCAGGCTCCTTCCAGAAGACGCGCTCAAAAGCAGACGTGCGGTCTACATCGGTCCGAGCGTGTACGCAAAGTTCTGGGGCAGCCAGTACAGGTCGATAGGAAGCGAAGCCGAGATACGCCAGTACATCGGCCAGTACCTCTTCTACTTCGACGAGGACTACGGGGAAAACGCATCGCAGATCATCGACTCCTACTTGACGTTCAACTTCACACGAAACGTGACGTTCATGCTGGAGGCCGTTCACAAAAACGCCGGCCCCGAGTTCCACACCTTCGAGTCGCTGGCGAAGGCCTTCGGTCAGCCTCCCGATCACTTTATAAACCTAATGAACGAGTATTTTCGACCTGCAAAAGCCCTCGGGCCAGGTGATGCGGCCATCGTCAAGAAAAGAGGCACCAGCGAAGCCGTTCGCTACATCACGGCCAACCACGACTCCGCACTTCTCCGCAGTCACATGGGCTGGTGGGTGCTCCAGATATACGCACCGATCGCGGACGCCCGCTTTTTCGTCCAAAAGTACGGCACCAAAGAACTGGCCGACCTGATCAGACCGCTATTCTGCGAGACTCAGATGGAGAGTTCCTTCAAGATCCTGCTCTTCTCCAAGCACGTCGCCCTCAACTTTCCCCACCAAGTCAGGCAGCAAGTCGACGAAATTTTCCGCAACGTTCGCGAAGAGACAGCCGCCCTATTCGAGAAGTCGGGCTCGCTCGCCGGCAAGAACGTCGGACACAAGCTGCGAAGTATGAACATCAACTTATGGCCGAAGCCCGAGTACCGCTCTCGGGAGAAACTTCAGCGCATCTATGCCTCGCACTACACGAGCAAGGCGACGTCGCTAGACCACTGGATCACTGAGCGTCGAGCCAACGCGAAGCTCATCGGAAGCGACGCCTACTTCGAAGACAAGAGGCTGCCTCACTCGTTCTCGAAGGAACCGATCTATTACGATTCGCTTCTCAACGAAGCCACGGCGTCGATGTTGCTCGCACGCGAGCCGTTCTTCAATCCCGACGGTGACGTTGCCGTCAACTACGGAGGTCTGGGAGCCGCCTTCTCTTCAGTGTTGCTGGCGGGAGCGCTTGAAATAGAAGCAGCGGACCCGGCAGTCACTCTGGAGGAGGTCACGGCGAACGAAAGCATGCCAACACCACACAAAGCCGCCTCCACGTCCAGGCCTCGAGATCCACTCCCTGAGAGCGCAGCGCCAGGCTTCCTTCCGGCTTTTCGCGCCTTCCAGGCACACCGGGAGCACCgagcgaacgaccaggcattcTCTCCGGAAATGATGTTCTTCATCAGCTACTGTCACAGTCAGAGCAGGGTGCGGATTTCCTTCGACTGCAACGCGGCGCTTCGAGGGACCACGAGCTTCGTGTCGGCGTTTCACTGCAATAAGGGTTCCAATATGAACCCCTGA